A section of the Burkholderia mallei ATCC 23344 genome encodes:
- a CDS encoding EcsC family protein — MEPLTLVAGPPLSAEDLDTLRRAKLALESPSLTIKLTSVVGAPVEKMIGKLPGFATDKINDATQLALRKCLHIALRTLGKSGGVASAGETPGKPSNLLHKLAVATTGAAGGAFGLFALPVELPVTTTLMFRSICDIARSEGEDLSSAETQLQCLAVLGMGGGFGPLPGAGKDDGQADGDAGGERDKKEEDADIGYFVLRGALAQAVSKASSEIASKGFATHGSAALLRLVQSIASRFSVQVTEQIAAKSIPAIGAVLGATVNTLFIDHFQQAAHGHFAVRRLERKYGQPAVKAAYQAIDASAVR; from the coding sequence ATGGAACCCCTCACACTCGTTGCCGGGCCGCCGCTGTCGGCCGAGGATCTCGACACGCTGCGGCGCGCGAAGCTCGCGCTCGAGAGCCCGTCGCTCACGATCAAGCTGACGAGCGTCGTCGGCGCGCCGGTCGAGAAGATGATCGGCAAGCTGCCCGGCTTCGCGACCGACAAGATCAACGACGCGACGCAGCTCGCGCTGCGCAAGTGCCTGCACATCGCGCTGCGCACGCTCGGCAAGTCGGGCGGCGTCGCGAGCGCGGGCGAGACGCCGGGCAAGCCGAGCAACCTGCTGCACAAGCTCGCCGTCGCGACGACGGGTGCGGCGGGCGGCGCGTTCGGCCTGTTCGCGCTGCCCGTCGAGCTGCCCGTCACGACGACGCTGATGTTCCGCTCGATCTGCGACATCGCGCGCAGCGAGGGCGAGGATCTGTCGAGCGCCGAGACGCAGTTGCAATGCCTCGCGGTGCTCGGCATGGGCGGCGGCTTCGGCCCGTTGCCGGGCGCGGGCAAGGACGACGGCCAAGCGGACGGCGACGCCGGCGGCGAGCGCGACAAGAAGGAGGAGGACGCCGACATCGGCTATTTCGTGCTGCGCGGCGCGCTCGCGCAGGCGGTGTCGAAGGCGTCGTCGGAAATCGCTTCGAAAGGTTTCGCGACACACGGCTCGGCCGCGCTGCTGCGCCTCGTGCAGTCGATCGCGTCGCGCTTCTCGGTGCAGGTGACCGAGCAGATCGCCGCGAAGTCGATTCCCGCGATCGGCGCCGTGCTCGGCGCGACCGTCAACACGCTCTTCATCGATCATTTCCAGCAGGCCGCGCACGGCCACTTCGCGGTGCGCCGGCTCGAGCGCAAGTACGGGCAGCCGGCCGTGAAGGCCGCGTATCAGGCGATCGACGCGTCGGCCGTGCGCTGA
- a CDS encoding MDR family MFS transporter: protein MAVHTAAHHSSGQVLPFRESLLAMLGISFVTMLVALDQTVVGTALPTIVAELRGFDLYAWVATSYLLASVITVPIFGRLGDYYGRKPFVIASLVVFTGASVLCAMAQDMLSLVLARGLQGIGGGMLVGTAFACIPDLFPDSVVRLRWQVLMSSAFGIANAVGPSLGGVLTQNYGWRAVFYVNLPVGLLSIFFVWRYLPHMRHVEHTRKMRLDWPGALLIAVTLGAMQLFVEWLPKYGIGGWPTLLLVAALAGGVALWRWEKRCAQPILPFDMFSNRALSTLFILAILAGFAMFSLLFYAPLLFQGGFGMSPQQAGVVITPLVVFITIGSIMNGRVITRIRRPNAMLYVGFLLFALACAGVVASTHATSGWALMALMVAGGVGLGFVLPNLTVFAQQTAGREHLGIATALLQSLRMVGGMLGTALTGTLVNQLYANGVRDALAADGALRWQARLADPQVLIDRAAQSRVVDELVRAGHHGAHLLEAARESLVGAIHIGIGVGAFVALAAVWQSRCVPPVELRRKLEPAVLAE, encoded by the coding sequence ATGGCTGTCCATACCGCCGCCCACCATTCGAGCGGGCAAGTCCTTCCGTTTCGCGAGTCGCTGCTCGCGATGCTCGGCATCTCCTTCGTCACGATGCTCGTCGCGCTCGACCAGACCGTCGTCGGCACCGCGCTGCCGACGATCGTCGCCGAGCTGCGCGGCTTCGATCTGTACGCGTGGGTCGCCACGTCGTACCTGCTCGCGTCGGTGATCACCGTGCCGATCTTCGGGCGGCTCGGCGATTACTACGGGCGCAAGCCGTTCGTGATCGCGTCGCTCGTCGTGTTCACGGGCGCGTCGGTGCTGTGCGCGATGGCGCAGGACATGCTGTCGCTCGTGCTCGCGCGCGGCTTGCAGGGGATCGGCGGCGGGATGCTCGTCGGCACCGCGTTCGCGTGCATTCCGGATCTCTTCCCCGATTCGGTCGTGCGGCTGCGCTGGCAGGTGCTGATGAGCTCGGCGTTCGGGATCGCGAACGCGGTCGGCCCGTCGCTCGGCGGCGTGCTCACGCAGAATTACGGCTGGCGCGCGGTGTTCTACGTGAATCTGCCGGTGGGCCTGCTGTCGATCTTTTTCGTCTGGCGCTATCTGCCGCACATGCGGCACGTCGAGCACACGCGGAAGATGCGGCTCGACTGGCCGGGCGCGCTCCTCATCGCCGTGACGCTCGGCGCGATGCAGCTGTTCGTCGAATGGCTGCCGAAATACGGAATCGGCGGCTGGCCGACGCTGCTGCTCGTCGCCGCGCTCGCGGGCGGCGTCGCGCTGTGGCGCTGGGAGAAGCGCTGCGCGCAGCCGATCCTGCCGTTCGACATGTTCTCGAACCGCGCGCTGTCCACGCTGTTCATCCTCGCGATCCTCGCCGGCTTCGCGATGTTCTCGCTGCTCTTCTACGCGCCGCTGCTGTTCCAGGGCGGCTTCGGGATGTCGCCGCAGCAGGCGGGCGTCGTCATCACGCCGCTCGTCGTGTTCATCACGATCGGCAGCATCATGAACGGCCGCGTGATCACGCGGATCCGCCGTCCGAACGCGATGCTGTACGTCGGCTTCCTGCTGTTCGCGCTCGCGTGCGCGGGCGTCGTCGCGTCGACGCATGCGACGTCGGGCTGGGCGCTGATGGCGCTGATGGTCGCGGGCGGCGTGGGCCTCGGCTTCGTGCTGCCGAACCTGACCGTGTTCGCGCAGCAGACGGCGGGCCGCGAGCATCTCGGGATCGCGACCGCGCTGCTGCAGTCGCTGCGCATGGTGGGCGGCATGCTCGGCACGGCACTCACCGGCACGCTCGTCAATCAGCTCTACGCGAACGGCGTGCGCGACGCGCTCGCCGCGGACGGCGCGTTGCGCTGGCAGGCACGCCTTGCCGATCCTCAGGTGCTGATCGACCGCGCCGCGCAGTCGCGCGTGGTGGACGAACTCGTGCGCGCCGGGCATCATGGCGCCCATTTGCTCGAAGCGGCGCGCGAATCGCTCGTCGGCGCGATCCATATCGGCATCGGCGTCGGCGCGTTCGTCGCGCTCGCGGCGGTGTGGCAAAGCCGCTGCGTGCCGCCCGTCGAGCTGCGCCGCAAGCTCGAGCCGGCCGTCCTCGCCGAGTGA
- a CDS encoding MarR family winged helix-turn-helix transcriptional regulator produces MEEQDRIAILQQFGRTYRAFMSAFEAHVGQPLPRWRIMVALEQHGGASSQKRLVELLRVDPGALTRQLKTLETLGWIEREADARDNRVTNVKLTQAGRAAFEACLPRRNAFLHDTMASLPDDVLNALSGALSMLEARVAEAGAK; encoded by the coding sequence ATGGAAGAACAGGACCGCATCGCGATCTTGCAGCAGTTCGGGCGCACGTACCGCGCGTTCATGTCCGCATTCGAGGCGCACGTCGGCCAGCCGCTGCCGCGCTGGCGCATCATGGTCGCGCTCGAGCAGCATGGCGGCGCGTCGTCGCAGAAGCGGCTCGTCGAGCTGCTGCGCGTCGATCCGGGCGCGCTCACGCGCCAGTTGAAGACGCTCGAGACGCTCGGCTGGATCGAGCGCGAGGCCGATGCGCGCGACAACCGCGTGACGAACGTGAAGCTCACGCAGGCCGGCCGCGCGGCGTTCGAGGCGTGCCTGCCGCGCCGCAACGCGTTCCTGCACGACACGATGGCGTCGCTGCCGGACGACGTGCTCAACGCGCTGTCCGGTGCGTTGTCGATGCTGGAGGCGCGCGTCGCCGAAGCCGGCGCGAAGTGA
- a CDS encoding DJ-1/PfpI family protein: MAAKKILFLTGDFAEDYETMVPFQALLAIGHHVDAVCPGKRAGEKVKTAIHDFEGDQTYTEKPGHQFTLNATFDEADATGYDALAIAGGRAPEYLRLDPKVIALVRAFAEAKKPIAAICHAAQLLAAADVIRGKRISAYPACAPEVRLAGGEFADIPVDAAVTDAPFVTAPAWPAHPAWLPQFLALLGTRIEL, from the coding sequence ATGGCAGCAAAGAAGATTCTGTTTCTGACGGGCGATTTCGCCGAAGACTACGAGACGATGGTGCCGTTTCAGGCGCTCCTCGCGATCGGCCATCACGTCGACGCGGTATGCCCCGGCAAGCGCGCGGGCGAGAAGGTGAAGACGGCGATTCACGATTTCGAGGGCGACCAGACCTACACGGAAAAGCCCGGCCACCAGTTCACGCTGAACGCGACGTTCGACGAAGCCGACGCGACCGGCTACGACGCGCTCGCGATCGCGGGCGGCCGCGCGCCCGAGTATCTGCGTCTCGACCCGAAAGTCATCGCGCTCGTGCGCGCGTTCGCCGAAGCGAAGAAGCCGATTGCGGCAATTTGCCACGCCGCGCAATTGCTCGCGGCAGCCGACGTGATCCGCGGCAAGCGGATTTCGGCGTACCCGGCGTGCGCGCCGGAAGTGCGGCTCGCGGGCGGCGAATTCGCGGACATCCCGGTCGATGCGGCCGTCACCGACGCGCCGTTCGTCACCGCGCCCGCGTGGCCCGCGCATCCGGCGTGGCTGCCGCAATTCCTCGCGCTGCTCGGCACCCGCATCGAACTCTGA
- a CDS encoding amino acid deaminase — MKVTNYQEATIDPFGKGLGNVPSASVPLSDAGRLEWNLLAEDVSLPAAVLYADRIEHNLKWMQAFVAEYGVKLAPHGKTTMAPQLFRRQLDTGAWGITLATAHQTRAAYHGGVRRVLLANQLVGRHNMAMIAELLTDPDFEFFCLVDSVDGVEQLARFFGAAGKPLNVLLELGVPGGRTGVRDAVLTAIARHAGVLELAGIELYEGVLKEEGEIRAFLRRAVKLVHELASASRFARAPALLSGAGSAWYDVVADEFAQAAAAGVIDVVLRPGCYLTHDVGIYRKAQTDIFARNPIARKMGEGLLPALQLWAYVQSIPEPERAIVALGKRDAAFDAGLPEPARHFRPGAGGLPREIAPGEGWEVTGMMDQHAYLKIPAGADLKVGDMVSFDISHPCLTFDKWRQLLVVDPQYRVTEVIETYF; from the coding sequence ATGAAAGTTACAAACTATCAGGAAGCGACGATCGACCCGTTCGGCAAGGGGCTCGGCAACGTGCCGAGCGCGAGCGTGCCGCTGTCGGACGCGGGCCGCCTCGAGTGGAACCTGCTCGCCGAGGACGTGAGCCTGCCCGCCGCCGTGCTGTATGCGGACCGCATCGAGCACAACCTGAAGTGGATGCAGGCGTTCGTCGCCGAATACGGCGTGAAGCTCGCACCGCACGGCAAGACGACGATGGCGCCGCAGCTGTTTCGCCGCCAGCTCGACACGGGCGCGTGGGGCATCACGCTCGCGACCGCGCATCAAACGCGCGCCGCGTACCACGGCGGCGTGCGGCGCGTGCTGCTGGCGAACCAGCTCGTCGGCCGGCACAACATGGCGATGATCGCCGAACTGCTGACCGACCCCGATTTCGAGTTTTTCTGCCTCGTCGATTCGGTCGACGGCGTCGAGCAGCTCGCGCGCTTCTTCGGCGCGGCGGGCAAGCCGCTCAACGTGCTGCTCGAGCTCGGCGTGCCGGGCGGGCGCACCGGCGTGCGCGACGCGGTGCTCACCGCGATCGCGCGCCACGCGGGCGTGCTCGAGCTCGCCGGCATCGAGCTGTACGAAGGCGTGCTGAAGGAGGAAGGCGAGATCCGCGCGTTCCTGCGGCGCGCGGTCAAGCTCGTTCACGAGCTCGCGTCGGCCAGCCGCTTCGCGCGCGCGCCGGCGCTGCTGTCGGGCGCGGGCTCCGCGTGGTACGACGTCGTCGCCGACGAATTCGCGCAGGCGGCCGCGGCCGGCGTGATCGACGTCGTGCTGCGCCCCGGCTGCTATCTGACGCACGACGTCGGCATCTACCGCAAGGCGCAGACCGACATCTTCGCGCGCAACCCGATCGCGCGGAAAATGGGCGAAGGGCTGTTGCCGGCGCTGCAGCTGTGGGCGTACGTGCAATCGATTCCCGAGCCCGAGCGCGCGATCGTCGCGCTCGGCAAGCGCGACGCCGCGTTCGATGCGGGCCTGCCGGAACCGGCGCGCCACTTCCGTCCGGGCGCAGGCGGCCTGCCGCGCGAGATCGCGCCGGGCGAAGGCTGGGAAGTGACGGGGATGATGGATCAGCACGCATACCTGAAGATCCCGGCGGGCGCGGACCTGAAGGTCGGCGACATGGTGTCGTTCGACATCTCGCATCCGTGCCTCACGTTCGACAAGTGGCGGCAGTTGCTCGTCGTCGATCCGCAGTATCGCGTGACGGAGGTGATCGAGACGTACTTCTGA
- a CDS encoding MurR/RpiR family transcriptional regulator has protein sequence MTPFAEQPAFDIVARIAECAPELRDAERKVAALILGDLAQAAHASIGALAARADVSVATVTRFAKAVGCRDVRELKLRLAQAAAVGQRFLAPAAADAQRDETPVSRVYEDVRIALEHNHRLLRQTSFDAAAAALAAANMIYVYGQGGGSTALADELRFRLVRFGRPVASYQDALLQRMVAATAAPGCVVVALSVSGRVPEQLESCALAKRYGATLVALTAPASPLAQLADHLIPVVAFETDFIFKPPTSRYAMLMALDVLVTEVALRLGDDCRELLRRMKHALDMHRGGGERQPLGD, from the coding sequence ATGACGCCATTCGCCGAGCAGCCCGCCTTCGACATCGTCGCCCGCATCGCCGAGTGCGCGCCCGAGTTGCGCGATGCCGAGCGCAAGGTGGCGGCGCTGATCCTCGGCGATCTCGCGCAGGCCGCGCACGCGAGCATCGGCGCGCTCGCCGCGCGGGCGGACGTGAGCGTCGCCACCGTCACGCGCTTCGCGAAGGCGGTGGGCTGCCGTGACGTGCGCGAGCTCAAGCTGCGGCTCGCGCAGGCGGCCGCGGTCGGCCAGCGCTTTCTGGCGCCGGCCGCCGCCGACGCTCAGCGCGACGAGACGCCCGTTTCGCGCGTGTACGAAGACGTGCGGATCGCGCTCGAACACAATCACCGTTTGCTGCGCCAGACGTCGTTCGACGCGGCCGCCGCCGCGCTCGCCGCGGCGAACATGATCTACGTGTACGGGCAGGGCGGCGGCTCGACCGCGCTCGCCGACGAACTGCGCTTTCGCCTCGTGCGTTTCGGCCGGCCGGTCGCGAGCTACCAGGACGCGCTGCTGCAGCGGATGGTCGCGGCCACCGCGGCGCCCGGCTGCGTCGTCGTCGCGCTGTCGGTGTCCGGGCGCGTTCCGGAGCAGCTCGAGAGCTGCGCGCTCGCGAAGCGCTACGGCGCGACGCTCGTCGCGCTGACCGCGCCCGCTTCGCCGCTCGCGCAACTCGCCGATCACCTGATTCCCGTCGTCGCGTTCGAAACCGATTTCATCTTCAAGCCGCCGACATCGCGCTATGCGATGCTGATGGCGCTCGACGTGCTCGTCACCGAAGTCGCGCTGCGCCTGGGCGACGATTGCCGCGAGCTGCTGCGCCGGATGAAGCACGCGCTCGACATGCACCGCGGCGGCGGCGAGCGCCAACCGTTAGGAGACTGA
- a CDS encoding N-acyl-D-amino-acid deacylase family protein, translating to MHSHPEVADTLIVGAQLYDGTGAPSVERDVAIRGDRIVAIGNLTNWLAEQVVEANGRALAPGFVDVHTHDDTHVIDAPQMLPKISQGVTTVIVGNCGISASPVALKGDPPDPMNLLGAAKPAVNVAALVGHTALRSNQMDRLDRAATGAEIAAMRAQLEEALAHGALGLSSGLAYGSAFAAPTEEVMALAEPLANAGAVYTTHMRTEFDAILEAMDEAYRVGRHARVPVVISHLKCAGPSNWGRSAEVLASLERARRIQPVGCDCYPYSRSSSTLDIKQATGDIDITITWSDPHPEMAGKLLRTIAAEWRVSEQDAARRLQPAGAVYHNMSEDDVRRILSHPATMVGSDGLPNDPLPHPRLWGAFPRVLGYYARDERLISLEDAVRKMTALSARRFGLARRGEVRVGYHADLVLFDAARVRDAATFEQPQQPAHGIEAVWVNGALSYRDGAPTGVRAGRFVARGERAPATPGDAF from the coding sequence ATGCACTCGCATCCCGAAGTGGCCGATACGCTGATCGTCGGCGCGCAGTTGTACGACGGCACGGGCGCGCCGAGCGTCGAGCGCGACGTCGCGATACGCGGCGACCGCATCGTCGCGATCGGCAATCTGACGAACTGGCTTGCGGAGCAGGTGGTCGAGGCGAACGGCCGCGCGCTCGCGCCCGGCTTCGTCGACGTGCACACGCACGACGACACGCACGTGATCGACGCGCCGCAGATGCTGCCGAAGATCTCGCAGGGCGTGACGACGGTGATCGTCGGCAACTGCGGGATCAGCGCGTCGCCCGTCGCGCTCAAGGGCGATCCGCCCGATCCGATGAACCTGCTCGGCGCGGCGAAGCCGGCCGTCAACGTCGCGGCGCTCGTCGGCCACACCGCGCTGCGCAGCAACCAGATGGACCGGCTCGACCGCGCGGCGACCGGCGCCGAAATCGCGGCGATGCGCGCGCAGCTCGAGGAGGCGCTCGCGCACGGCGCGCTCGGTCTTTCCAGCGGCCTCGCGTACGGCTCCGCGTTCGCCGCGCCGACCGAGGAGGTGATGGCGCTCGCCGAGCCGCTCGCGAACGCGGGCGCCGTCTACACGACGCACATGCGCACCGAGTTCGATGCGATCCTCGAGGCGATGGACGAGGCCTACCGCGTCGGCCGGCATGCACGCGTGCCGGTCGTGATCTCGCATCTGAAGTGCGCGGGGCCGTCGAACTGGGGGCGCAGCGCCGAAGTGCTCGCGTCGCTCGAGCGCGCGCGGCGCATCCAGCCCGTCGGCTGCGACTGCTATCCGTACAGCCGCAGCTCGTCGACGCTCGACATCAAGCAGGCGACGGGCGACATCGACATCACGATCACGTGGTCCGATCCGCATCCGGAAATGGCGGGCAAGCTGCTGAGGACGATCGCCGCCGAGTGGCGCGTGTCCGAGCAGGACGCGGCGCGCCGGCTGCAGCCGGCGGGCGCCGTGTATCACAACATGTCGGAGGACGACGTGCGCCGGATCCTGTCGCACCCGGCGACGATGGTGGGCTCCGACGGCCTGCCGAACGATCCGCTGCCGCATCCGCGCCTCTGGGGCGCGTTTCCGCGCGTGCTCGGCTACTACGCGCGCGACGAGCGGCTGATTTCGCTCGAGGACGCGGTGCGCAAGATGACTGCGCTGTCCGCCCGGCGCTTCGGGCTCGCGCGGCGCGGCGAGGTGCGGGTCGGCTATCACGCGGATCTCGTGCTGTTCGATGCGGCGCGCGTGCGCGACGCGGCGACGTTCGAGCAGCCGCAGCAGCCCGCGCACGGGATCGAGGCGGTATGGGTGAACGGCGCGCTGTCTTACCGCGACGGTGCGCCCACGGGCGTGCGCGCGGGCCGCTTCGTCGCGCGCGGCGAACGCGCGCCGGCGACGCCGGGCGACGCGTTCTGA
- a CDS encoding RidA family protein, translating to MKRYGVGEAKGTGGQVMPFARAVEADGWLYVSGQTPMVNGEVVEGGIVTQSKQAIENVIAILKEAGYGLEHVVRCGVWLDDARDFASFNKVFISYFGEHPPARACVQSSMVIDCKVEVDCIAYKAPAK from the coding sequence ATGAAGCGATATGGCGTGGGCGAAGCGAAGGGCACGGGCGGCCAGGTGATGCCGTTCGCGCGCGCGGTCGAGGCCGACGGATGGTTGTACGTGTCCGGCCAGACGCCGATGGTGAACGGCGAGGTCGTCGAGGGCGGGATCGTCACGCAGTCGAAGCAGGCGATCGAGAACGTGATCGCGATCCTGAAGGAAGCGGGCTACGGCCTCGAGCACGTCGTGCGCTGCGGCGTATGGCTCGACGACGCGCGCGATTTCGCGTCGTTCAACAAGGTCTTCATTTCGTACTTCGGCGAGCACCCGCCCGCCCGCGCATGCGTGCAGTCGAGCATGGTGATCGACTGCAAGGTCGAGGTCGACTGCATCGCGTACAAGGCGCCGGCGAAGTGA
- the queF gene encoding NADPH-dependent 7-cyano-7-deazaguanine reductase QueF (Catalyzes the NADPH-dependent reduction of 7-cyano-7-deazaguanine (preQ0) to 7-aminomethyl-7-deazaguanine (preQ1) in queuosine biosynthesis) has translation MNPEHSPLGKATVYANQYDASLLFPIPRAGAREQIGIGAPLPFFGTDIWNAYELSWLNARGKPQIAIATFYVPAESPNIVESKSFKLYLGSFAQTAFESADAVRDALKRDVSAACGASVTVRLATPAEFRKLQMDELDGLSLDRLDLDAHVYETDPSFLTASHDEAPVEETLVTDLLKSNCPVTGQPDWGSVQIHYVGAPIDHAGLLRYIISFRNHTGFHEQCVERIFVDILRACQPVKLAVYARYTRRGGLDINPFRTNYNQPMPDNARTARQ, from the coding sequence ATGAACCCCGAACACTCCCCGCTCGGCAAGGCGACCGTCTACGCGAACCAGTACGACGCGTCGCTGCTGTTTCCGATTCCGCGCGCGGGCGCGCGCGAGCAGATCGGCATCGGCGCGCCGCTGCCGTTTTTCGGCACCGACATCTGGAACGCGTACGAGCTGTCGTGGCTCAACGCGCGCGGCAAGCCGCAAATCGCGATCGCGACGTTCTACGTGCCGGCCGAATCGCCGAACATCGTCGAATCGAAGTCGTTCAAGCTGTACCTCGGCTCGTTCGCGCAGACCGCATTCGAATCGGCCGACGCGGTGCGCGACGCGCTCAAGCGCGACGTGTCGGCCGCGTGCGGCGCGAGCGTGACCGTGCGGCTCGCGACGCCCGCCGAATTCCGCAAGCTGCAGATGGACGAGCTCGACGGACTGTCGCTCGACCGCCTCGATCTCGACGCGCACGTGTACGAGACCGATCCGTCATTCCTCACCGCCTCGCACGACGAGGCGCCCGTCGAGGAGACGCTCGTCACCGATCTGCTGAAGTCGAACTGCCCGGTGACGGGCCAGCCCGACTGGGGCAGCGTGCAGATCCACTACGTCGGCGCGCCGATCGATCACGCGGGCCTGTTGCGCTACATCATCTCGTTTCGCAATCACACGGGCTTTCACGAGCAGTGCGTCGAGCGAATCTTCGTCGACATCCTGCGCGCGTGCCAGCCGGTGAAGCTTGCCGTCTATGCGCGCTACACGCGCCGCGGCGGGCTCGACATCAACCCGTTCCGCACGAACTACAACCAGCCGATGCCGGACAACGCGCGCACCGCGCGGCAGTGA
- the ilvA gene encoding threonine ammonia-lyase, biosynthetic, which produces MASHDYLKKILTARVYDVALETELERARNLSARLNNAVYLKREDNQPVFSFKLRGAYNKMAHIPADALARGVITASAGNHAQGVAFSAARMNVKAVIVVPVTTPQVKVDAVRAHGGPTVEVIQAGESYSDAYAHAVKVQAERGLTFVHPFDDPYVIAGQGTVAMEILRQHQGPIHAIFVPIGGGGLAAGVAAYVKAVRPEIKVIGVQTDDSCAMKQSLAAGRRVELTEVGLFSDGTAVKLVGEETFRLCAAYLDEVVTVDTDALCAAIKDVFQDTRSVLEPAGSLAVAGAKRYAEQAGIEGETLVAVTSGANMNFDRMRFVAERAEVGEAREAVFAVTIPEERGSFKRFCALVGERNVTEFNYRIADARSAHLFVGVQIRRRDESDEIAANFAAHGFTSVDLSGDELSKQHIRYMVGGRSPLAHDERLFRFEFPERPGALMKFLSSMAPDWNISLFHYRNQGADYSSILVGLQVPQADHAEFDRFLAALGYPFWEESGNPAYRLFLS; this is translated from the coding sequence ATGGCCTCCCACGATTATCTGAAGAAAATCCTGACCGCCCGGGTGTACGACGTCGCGCTCGAAACCGAGCTCGAACGCGCGCGCAACCTGTCCGCGCGGCTCAACAACGCCGTCTACCTGAAGCGCGAGGACAACCAGCCGGTGTTCTCGTTCAAGCTGCGCGGCGCGTACAACAAGATGGCGCACATCCCGGCCGACGCGCTCGCGCGCGGGGTGATCACCGCGTCGGCGGGCAACCATGCGCAGGGCGTCGCGTTCTCGGCCGCGCGGATGAACGTGAAGGCGGTGATCGTCGTGCCGGTGACGACGCCGCAGGTGAAGGTCGACGCGGTGCGCGCGCACGGCGGGCCGACCGTCGAGGTGATCCAGGCGGGCGAATCGTACAGCGACGCGTACGCGCACGCGGTGAAGGTGCAGGCCGAGCGCGGCCTCACGTTCGTCCATCCGTTCGACGATCCGTACGTGATCGCGGGCCAGGGCACGGTCGCGATGGAGATCCTGCGCCAGCATCAGGGGCCGATTCACGCGATCTTCGTGCCGATCGGCGGCGGCGGGCTCGCGGCGGGCGTGGCCGCGTACGTGAAGGCGGTGCGCCCGGAGATCAAGGTGATCGGCGTGCAGACCGACGATTCGTGCGCGATGAAGCAATCGCTCGCGGCGGGCCGGCGCGTCGAGCTCACCGAGGTAGGGCTCTTCTCCGACGGCACCGCGGTCAAGCTCGTCGGCGAGGAGACGTTCCGCCTCTGCGCGGCGTATCTCGACGAGGTCGTGACCGTCGATACCGACGCGCTTTGCGCGGCGATCAAGGACGTGTTCCAGGACACGCGCAGCGTGCTCGAGCCGGCCGGCTCGCTCGCGGTGGCGGGCGCGAAGCGGTATGCGGAGCAGGCGGGCATCGAGGGCGAGACGCTCGTGGCGGTTACCTCCGGCGCGAACATGAATTTCGACCGGATGCGCTTCGTCGCCGAGCGCGCCGAGGTGGGCGAGGCGCGCGAGGCAGTGTTCGCGGTGACGATTCCCGAGGAGCGCGGCAGCTTCAAGCGCTTCTGCGCGCTCGTCGGCGAGCGCAACGTGACCGAGTTCAACTACCGGATCGCCGATGCGCGATCGGCGCATCTCTTCGTCGGCGTGCAGATCCGGCGGCGCGACGAATCGGACGAGATCGCCGCCAACTTCGCCGCGCACGGTTTCACGAGCGTCGACCTGTCGGGCGACGAGCTGTCGAAGCAGCATATCCGCTACATGGTGGGCGGGCGCTCGCCGCTCGCGCACGACGAGCGGCTGTTCCGCTTCGAGTTTCCCGAGCGGCCCGGCGCGCTGATGAAGTTCCTGTCGTCGATGGCGCCCGACTGGAACATCAGCCTGTTCCATTACCGGAACCAGGGCGCCGACTACAGCTCGATCCTCGTCGGCCTGCAGGTGCCGCAGGCCGACCACGCGGAGTTCGATCGCTTCCTCGCGGCGCTCGGCTATCCGTTCTGGGAAGAAAGCGGCAATCCGGCGTATCGTCTCTTCCTGTCGTAA